The genomic DNA ACACCAACCCATTTCCTGAAAAAAGCGACGGTTCATTCATTACGCTGACCGTTGCTGGTACTAATAACAGTGGAAGAAAAGTGATGAGAACATTCGCACCGTCCTGAATCCAATCGACAGGAATAATTTTTAAGAATAATAAAATCAATAATAATAGCAATCCAATAATACTCCCAGGAAGAGGAATATGGAGAAAGCCTTTAAGGAAGCTGCCTATATAAAATAAACCAATCAAAATACCAATCTGAAAAATTACCTTTGTAACGTACATAGTCAGTTGATTCGCCACCTTATTAATAAGATTATCTTCATTTTACTATAAAAAAACTTTTAGTAGAGAGTCGATTGGACTGCATTCTCTTCGCTGTTATTTCTATCGAAATAAAGGCTCGATTCTGCATTCCAATCGACATTGAATTTTCCACCCACGCAAAAAAAATCAAGCAGCCAATAAAGCTGCTCGAATAGTGAGGGGAGTGAGGAAGTTATTGATTCTATCTAAGGGAGAAAATATGGGGGTTTTTTAGTATCTTACATGCATTTCTCGTATCGCACATTCTAATTGTGCGATTCTCATTTGTAACAGGGAAATATGTTCATGGGATTTTCCCACAAGCTCGATCAGTTGTTCCACTACATGTTCGTTCATCTGTTTCAAGGAGTAATAACCTCTCTTTCTGGGGGAGGAGTTGGAAATGGGATTTTCGCGACCCGTTCGTCCTCTCTTTTCGGACCGATAAATCGGACATTTTCAGCGACCACTTCGGTTACATACGTTCTTTTCCCCTGTTGATCATAGCTGCGTGTTTGGATTCTGCCGGTAATGCCAATGAGGGAGCCCTTTTTACAAAAGGCCGTCGTGTTTTCGGCGGTTTTTCGCCATAAGGTACAATGAACAAAGTCTGTGTCCACCTCTCCTTTTTGGTTTCGATATTGTCGGTTTACTGCGAGGATGATATTGCAGACATATACTCCTTCTGGTGTCACTCTCAAATCTGGATCCTTCGTCAACCTCCCTACCAACGTCACTTGATTAATCATCTGTCATCTCCTCTCCAATTGATGCTCTTATCATAATTGGAAAAGGACGCCTATGTAAAATAGTCATGGTTCAATTTTCCTATTTATTTCCCATGAACTTTTCATCATTTCCTTAGATAAAAATGCAAATTTACCCTCTAATCACCCCTCCAAATTACGATTTTCACCTTTTCAAAAGTTTTTTTCGACAAAGCTATTTGTTCAACGCATAGGCAATAAGGACTGTTCCCGCAAATTCCACCCACCCTCCTGTAAAAAGAAGGATTCGCTTTTGTTTCTCCTTTTCCTCCGAAGTTAGTACACCGATTGAATCGAGGATCGTACCTAACGTAATCAGACTCAATCCAGCCAACTCTAGGTTAGGTGACGTTCCTTCTCCCACTTGGGCAACACCAGTTGCTTCTAGCGCCGCCCCCATCGATTGAATCGTGCTTCCTAAGGAGTTGAATCTGGTATTCTCTTCAGAAGGACTTTCAATTTCAACATTGGTCGCCAAACTATTAATGGTATTTCCGCTTGCCTGTACAAAGGTCCCGACCATCCCAAGAACATTCTTCTCTTCCTCCGCATCATCCATCAGCTTTAACCGACCAACTCCTTGTAAGGTATTCCCAACAGCTTGTACCGCATTGCCATCACGTATGAGCTTCTTATTGATTTCTTCCACTGGATGAGCCCCCGTTTCCCCAACGGCAGAAATGAAAGCACCTATTGCCAATAAATTGGCTCCGACCACATTTAACTCTTCTCCCTCTAAATACAAAGAAATCACCTCACCCCTAAGCTCATGCTAATATCCTATTCGAGGAGCATTTACCTGACTATTTTTTATGGATTTTTTCAAAAGGGAGCAGAATTCGCTTTCATCTCTGCATATGTTATAATTTAGGAAAGCTTGTTCGGGAGGTATCAAAATGAAAACGTTCAAATTGATTTCTTTACAAATCATTGACGACAGTGAAGCACTAGATATCACTCTCCATGACGGACTAATTATCAACAAAGAGGACGAAAGAAACAGATGGCTGATTGAAGCGTATGTCGGTGCTAACTACCATGATTTTTTTACAAAACTTCTTGAATCGGAAAAAGAAACACCAGCTCAAGTTGTCATATCCAAAAAGGAAAACGACCCTGCCAGTTTTACCACTAGGGTTCTTTCTGTGAAAAAAATCGATGGTCGTCTTTCTGTTTTATTTGAAGGCTTTTTAAAAAGATCGAAAAATTACGCAGAGCTACTGCTTAGTGATCTAATTGGAAAAGGATTAAGCGGGGAAGAGCTATTAAGCGAATTTCGTGAAAAAATGATGACCAAACCCAAATTAACTTCTACCTCATAAGAAAAACGTCAACGAGCAGTGCTTGTTGACGTTTCATTTACTTCCATACCTTATTCACCATAAACCGGAAATTACATTAACTGTCCATTGAGTTTTTCATTCATACTGTAAAAGCTCCGAAACCGTCACAAAGGTGTATCCTTTCTTTTTCAAAGCCTCAATAGTTGGCCCCACCGAATTCAAGCTCTCTTTTCGACTTTCGTACATAACATGCAGTAAAATAATCGAACCAGGCTCAATACGCGTCACAATATCACCCGTTATTTTCTCAGAATCGGCGGCAATCTCTGGATCCGTCTCTGGCTCCCTATTCCACATAATGGTTGGTCGATCATGCTTATTCAAGTAATATGGGAGAAATAATAGTTTTTTTCCAAAAGGAGGTCGAAACGTAATCTCTCCTTCGTACCCAGCTGCCCGAATCCACTCATCTGTCGATTCGATTTCATTTTTAATAAAGCTTGGTGATTTTAATACCATCCGCTCGTGAGAATAGGTATGGTTGCCTATTTCGTGACCGGCCTGCACAATCTTTTTTGCCTCTTCCATATTTTCTTCGATTTCTCTTCCTGTTAGATAGAAGGTTGCTTTAATCCCCTCTTTTTTTAAAATCGACAGGATCTCATCTGTATGAATCCCAGGCCCATCATCAAATGTTAATGCGACAACTTTTTCTTCCGTATCTACTTTTTCTACAATGCCTCCAAAAAATTGAAAGCTTCGAGATTTCGATACTTGAAATAACGAATAACTCACCGCTATGAGTACGAGTAGAACAATCACGATCTTTTTCATATATCCTCCAAAAAAATAGACCAAATCCTATGATTTGGCCTATTTTAATCTATTCCTTTTTGTCTCCAAGACCAAACATAATTTCCACTTCACAAACAAGTTCGCCTTCAACCGTAGCAACTGCCTTGCCTTTTCCGAACGTGCCACGTACTCTTGTCATTTCTACCTCTAATCGAAGCTGATCACCAGGTACCACTTGGCGCTTAAAGCGACAGTTATCAATTCCTGCAAAAAATGCCAGACGACCTTTATTTTCTTCTTTAACGAGCATCGCAACCGCTCCCACCTGCGCAAGGGCTTCTACAATTAGAACACCTGGCATCACAGGAAATTCAGGGAAATGTCCATTGAAAAACTCTTCGTTCGCTGTCACATTTTTAATACCGATTGCACGCTTTCCTTCTTCAAGCTCTAAAATGCGATCTACTAGCAAGAATGGGTAACGATGTGGGATGATTTCTTTAATTTGTTCTATATTCAACATGAGAATTAGTACCTCCTACTAATACTAGGTTTTATAGATACTATTGTAGCGGAAAGCCACTAGGAAAAGCAAACAAAAAAGCAGTCAAACTCCTTGACTGCTTTCTGCTTATTTATCACTATTCACCAATTCAACGATATGCGTCCACGTTGATTTGTCAAACACATCCTTGGCTTTGCCATTACCCATGACGCTGTATCCGATCATGGCACCTGATACGGTACAAACAACAAGTAGAA from Robertmurraya sp. FSL R5-0851 includes the following:
- a CDS encoding CidA/LrgA family protein yields the protein MYVTKVIFQIGILIGLFYIGSFLKGFLHIPLPGSIIGLLLLLILLFLKIIPVDWIQDGANVLITFLPLLLVPATVSVMNEPSLFSGNGLVLFGIIMVSTIVTMISVGWCSQLLERMAQKRKEKIQCNNSLSQ
- the ssb gene encoding single-stranded DNA-binding protein produces the protein MINQVTLVGRLTKDPDLRVTPEGVYVCNIILAVNRQYRNQKGEVDTDFVHCTLWRKTAENTTAFCKKGSLIGITGRIQTRSYDQQGKRTYVTEVVAENVRFIGPKREDERVAKIPFPTPPPEREVITP
- a CDS encoding DUF6944 family repetitive protein; translated protein: MISLYLEGEELNVVGANLLAIGAFISAVGETGAHPVEEINKKLIRDGNAVQAVGNTLQGVGRLKLMDDAEEEKNVLGMVGTFVQASGNTINSLATNVEIESPSEENTRFNSLGSTIQSMGAALEATGVAQVGEGTSPNLELAGLSLITLGTILDSIGVLTSEEKEKQKRILLFTGGWVEFAGTVLIAYALNK
- a CDS encoding YwpF-like family protein gives rise to the protein MKTFKLISLQIIDDSEALDITLHDGLIINKEDERNRWLIEAYVGANYHDFFTKLLESEKETPAQVVISKKENDPASFTTRVLSVKKIDGRLSVLFEGFLKRSKNYAELLLSDLIGKGLSGEELLSEFREKMMTKPKLTSTS
- a CDS encoding polysaccharide deacetylase family protein; the protein is MKKIVIVLLVLIAVSYSLFQVSKSRSFQFFGGIVEKVDTEEKVVALTFDDGPGIHTDEILSILKKEGIKATFYLTGREIEENMEEAKKIVQAGHEIGNHTYSHERMVLKSPSFIKNEIESTDEWIRAAGYEGEITFRPPFGKKLLFLPYYLNKHDRPTIMWNREPETDPEIAADSEKITGDIVTRIEPGSIILLHVMYESRKESLNSVGPTIEALKKKGYTFVTVSELLQYE
- the fabZ gene encoding 3-hydroxyacyl-ACP dehydratase FabZ, which translates into the protein MLNIEQIKEIIPHRYPFLLVDRILELEEGKRAIGIKNVTANEEFFNGHFPEFPVMPGVLIVEALAQVGAVAMLVKEENKGRLAFFAGIDNCRFKRQVVPGDQLRLEVEMTRVRGTFGKGKAVATVEGELVCEVEIMFGLGDKKE